The genomic window CCTTCTCGCCCGTGCGCTCCAGCACTGACTGCACCTTCTTGAACTTCTTCGGCGGCACTACCAGGATCATGCCGATGCCCATGTTGAAGGTGCGCATCATCTCTTCGTGCTCGATGTTGCCCAGCTTGCGCAGGTGCTCGAAGACCGGCAGCACAGGCCACGATCCCATGCTGACCACGGCCCCCAGGCCCCGGGGCAGCACCCGCGGCAGGTTCTCGGTGATGCCGCCGCCGGTGATGTGGGCCATGGCCGAGACTGCTTCGGCATCGATCAGCTTCTTCAGCACCGGCCAGTAGCTCTTGTGGCCCTTCATCAGCTCAGCGCCCGCCTTGTTCTTCAGCTCGTTGACATAGGTGTCGGGCGAGTAGCGGGCGAAGCCGAAGAACAGCTTGCGGGCCAGGGAGTAGCCGTTGGTATGCAGGCCGAGCGAGGGCAGGCCGATGAGCACGTCGCCGGCCTCGACCTTCTTGCCGGTGATGATGCGCTCGCGCTCCACGACGCCCACGATGAATCCCGCCAGGTCGTACTCGCCGGGGGGATAGAAGCCGGGCATCTCCGCGGTCTCGCCCCCGATGAGGGCGCAGCCGTTCTGCTTGCAGGCCTCGGCGATGCCCTCGATGACCTTCTCCGCCACCTCGCCGTCGAGCCTGCCGGTGGCGAAGTAGTCCATGAAGAACAAAGGCGCGGCGCCCTGCACGGCGATGTCGTTCACGCAGTGGTTCACCAGGTCGGCGCCCACGGTGTGGTGCAGGTTCATCTCGAAGGCGATCTTCAGCTTGGTGCCCACGCCGTCCACGCTGGAGACCAGCACCGGGTCCTTGTACTTGCCGGTGTCGAGGGAGAACATGCCGCCGAATCCGCCGATGTCGCTGAGCACGCTCTTGGTGAAGGTCTTGTGGGCCAGATACTTGATGCGCTGCTTGGTGCGGTTGGCGCGGTCGATGTCCACGCCTGCATCGGCATAGGTGGCGCCGCCGGGACTCATCACTTCCTGGGCCAAGGTCTCGCTTTCCGTGGGAACATGGGGTGCGAAGAGCGACCATTCTAACATCCCGCGATTGGGCCTGCGTGGCGCGGCCACCTTCTCGGGCGGCGCATAAAGCGGGCTCCCGGACGGTGCCGCGATTTCGCCTTCGAACGGCGGGCGGCTGGCGGGCGTTTGTTATAATCGGTGAGGACGGATTCCCGCAGAAGTCGCGACTTCTGTTTCGTCTCCTGCCGTGTTGTCTTGGTCGTCGGGGAGTGGCTCAGCCTGGTAGAGCACCTGGTTCGGGACCAGGGGGTCGGAGGTTCGAATCCTCTCTCCCCGACCATTCTTGATTTCTCGCCCTCTGGAAGATCAGGTCAAAGGGCTTTCTGTAAGTGGGTGTGAGGTTTACGCCATCGGTCGAGCAGTTCAAAAGCACTTTTCGGAGCAATTCGCCCCGTTCTTCGTGTTTCCTTGTAACGTAAAGAAAATGCGCCTTGTTCGCGAGTTCTAAAATGCGCTGAGCGGACAGGACTCGTTCGGGAGTTGCGGCTGCACTGAGCCTTTCCGACGCTGCTAGCAGCTGAATTTCCTGCTCGCGGAACTCCGCCATCCTGCGCGACCAGAACTGTTCATCGATCTTGCCGTCCAGTTTGTCGTCGTACATCTGGTCCTGGATACGATGCGCCGGGAGTAGGACCGTAATTGTTTTCCCGAGGC from Terriglobales bacterium includes these protein-coding regions:
- the purM gene encoding phosphoribosylformylglycinamidine cyclo-ligase: MLEWSLFAPHVPTESETLAQEVMSPGGATYADAGVDIDRANRTKQRIKYLAHKTFTKSVLSDIGGFGGMFSLDTGKYKDPVLVSSVDGVGTKLKIAFEMNLHHTVGADLVNHCVNDIAVQGAAPLFFMDYFATGRLDGEVAEKVIEGIAEACKQNGCALIGGETAEMPGFYPPGEYDLAGFIVGVVERERIITGKKVEAGDVLIGLPSLGLHTNGYSLARKLFFGFARYSPDTYVNELKNKAGAELMKGHKSYWPVLKKLIDAEAVSAMAHITGGGITENLPRVLPRGLGAVVSMGSWPVLPVFEHLRKLGNIEHEEMMRTFNMGIGMILVVPPKKFKKVQSVLERTGEKGYTIGKIVKGERKVSYA